Genomic window (Cucumis sativus cultivar 9930 chromosome 2, Cucumber_9930_V3, whole genome shotgun sequence):
aatgtttttatgttaaaaCCTTTCTTGTGGTTTCtctttactattttgaaagatgatttcaaatgagaaagtgtttaaaaaatagatgaaaagtttatatgtGTTCAAGCATGATTAATAATGTTAAAGCTTAATTTGATGATTACGATTTCAATGCTATGAATTgattttcaaaccattagttgattcattgatataatgttaacttttatgtgcacataaataGTTCAGGTCACCATAGGGTGTACGAACTACATGGTGATAAGAAGTTGGCTTATGCGTTGAAATGAGCGTATAAAGTTTAGTGACCTAAGCAATAAGGATGAATATGTATGCTCTCGGATGTTGTTGATACAAAAGTCAAACGCAAGGTAATGAGATCAAGTGTAGAAAACGATTCGGGATTCTTGGTGAAATGAATGACTattaactaatgtgtgtttatgtgaaattgttatgttacaaatgtgtttcttttaagcataatgaaaagtttatgcgaaatgaaatgatttgaagTTGTTTATGCGAAATAAAATGGTTTGAAGTTGTTTATGCGAAATGATGTTTGTGAAAAAGGTATTACgaaaggttttcataaaatctcactaagtcttttagacttacgttttaaaaatatattttccaaGATCAGGTGTTTAGGCAAAGTAGATAAGAAGGTTGAATGATTTGCGACAAGATGATTCAAGGCCTTTTGAAAATGGTTAAGCTTTGGTTATTTagtcaaaatattgtaataatgTATAAAATGtctgttattaataaaatttacgtttttgtttgtatttactTTGTTTGGCGTTTCTTTGTCCCCGTTGCGTTTGAGtgttaatagtttaaaatgagttgagaataagattttgcgacaagaaaatttcaaagttgtaACAAACTCACATCTTATTCCTAATACTTCCACGTTATCGTCCCAAAAAAACGGTGATTTTGTATGATGCTGAAATAAACAGAAGATCAAAgttcatttacttttaaacttggggttaattttcatttgaaccTCGATAAAGGGAAACCCTTTgtacaattttttctaaataaataatgaagttGATGTTATTTAGTCATCAAACTCAAGctgaattttaaaacttgttaGAGTAAACAAAGAATATAGTCAATAACTTCACTTCACTTCCTTTCCCTCTAGTTTGTTACCTTCACTCCACTTTGTTTGTAAAATTAGATTATTGTTTCTAGATGTTTCAACAAGACACTTTGTTCTATAATTCATCCTTTTTGTACTAAGAAAAGGATGATcctaaaaacaagaaaaatccTCCTTATCTATGTGGCAGCTTGaagtattaattaaacttttaacttaaataatCCACTTAACTTGCCAAGAATCTTGATTACtagtgaaataataataagttagaTTCATCCAACTTAACACCTAAAATGCACCTAAAATGTTTtgttgcatgtaattaggtcCTACCACTGAACCGGCTATAGACAATTTCATAAATGTTCACACCAAGCACAACTATTGAAGAGTGAAAATCAACCACCTTTGATCGAGACCTTCCTTTTGGTCTATCATATTTACCCAGTCACAAATAAGATCACTTCATTgatatactatttttttaactagTTTTGTAAACTATACTCTggtttataaatatgttatgGAGCCCATTTTAGTTaatcaacttttcaaattgaaacCCATTTCTATATTGGCCACAGATCACACCTATTCGAAAACACAAAACATAagatacaaatacaatacCACAACCATATCTAGGAAGTAAACTTTAATGCTAGAAATCTAGTAATATacattacatatataaaaatataaatacaatatcaaattCTTCTTATAACCTTCAACTTTAAcactaaaaccaaaaaagaaaacagagatTGATGAAGAGACATTGTAGATTCATTTCAGGCTTCAACCAAGTGTAGTTGAGATTCAAATCACAGATGTTTCTCCAGCTTCTGACACAAATGACAAACAGAATTCCAAACTCACAATTTGTAGTTTGAAACTTTGAATATGTAAACAAAAGGATTCAAAATAATtcctctttattttatttatctttttcttctttctacaATATTGTACCTTTCCCAGGAACTATAACAACAGGTGCTGATTTGCAGTTGTGGAAGACATGCTCACTCACACTTCCTTGCAAAACactgaaaataaaacaaagccAAAAACAAATCTACATTGTGTTAATAAGCTAAGTCTACAGGAAATATCTTGACTTCTAGATGTCAAGCATAAGATTTTGTAAGGTGAGTTCGATTGTATGAAGAGAGCTTATATAAAAGCATGAATGTATGTATAGGTATATAGAAGCGATGTGAAAACTAAGATTATTAGGGGCATATTAGAAAATATGCTAGTAAGTTTGCTAGGGTTCTTCGTTATAAAAAAAGGGAGTGAGTTGGGGGGAGCAAGGTGTGAAGAAATTTGTAGGATTttctttgggtttttttttctgaagaGACTAGCCCTCTCAAAAGGCAGGTTATATTGTTACTTTTCTTATGATATTACAacaaattctatatatttccAAATTTGAGTATTCTTGAGTGTTTCTTTCTTAGGTGATAACCTAACAGGTCGCCATGCGTTCTCTAGAGTTGCTACTTTCCATTCAATTGCAATGTGTTCTCTAGGGTTGTTTCCCGCTAGATGTTGAAGATAATCTTCAACATCTCACTGGTCGACCTTGACCTCTGGGATTCATGGGTCAAAGAGCTTATTTGGATTTACTTTCTAGAAACTCAACCCAAGTATACTCTAAATTTTAAGTAGGAAGTAAAATAGACGAATACATACATCAAATCTATACTCAACTTCTTAATCTCTCCATATATGAGCCCAATCTATAAGCCAAACACCCAAGAGGTTATGttttggtttagtttagttttgatcttaTTTCATTTGTATACTTATACTTGTATATCTTTTGACTCTGTTCATGAATTGGTTCAATAGTTGGTTTTAAATCTTTGTCCTTTTATGGCTCATTCatccaaaacttcaaataatgTCACAACCAAAACATATATCCTAAAACACTTGCATCATCAAGTGAGATAAAAAGTTGAACATaaaaacaccaaaatgaaATACATGTAAGAGTCAGAAAACCAAAATCCCACAGAAAACTTGCCAAGTTTAAGTTATACCTTTGAATCAAGCTTCTTCCTCTAGTGCCCATAACAACAGCAGCAGGCTTCAACTTCTCTGCTTCTTTACAAATAACCTTCCCTGCATCTCCTTGCACAATCCTTGCCACAGTCCTAacctgaaaagaaaaacaaaaagccgTAAAATCATATCTCATTTGCCATTAATGGCAGCTAAATATAAGCAGTGTTATTAAGTCAGTACTCACCATGGCCACTTCAAAGGCCTCCACTGCAAGCTTCTCCATCAAGCCCTGGCTGAACTCATAAACTAATTCATTCTTCACatctaattaaacaaaacccacaaaagaaaaaaacaatgagaTCAATGAAATGGAGATTTTGGGTTGATTATGTTAAAGGGTTTTGAGGAATTCATTACTGGAAACGGCGTGGACTAAATGGATGGTGTCAGCGAGGCGGCAGAAATGGATTAAAGCCCAATCGAAAGCGTGCTTGCTGTTGGGACCATGATCGACGGCGATAAGGATGTCTCGGCCACGGCGTCTCTCCGCCGTCTCTCTCTCTAGCTCAGGCTCCGGCACCACTGGGATAAGCGAGGGAAGCCGGACTTCTCTCCAGTTgtattcttcttcctcctctaaTGTATCCATGGAAATGGAGAAACAAGTGGATCAAAAGGTATGAATGGGATTTGGGGTTAGTTTTAGTGCGTATGTTTGGATTGTGGAATTGAATCGAAGAGACCGTAAATAGAGTGATGATTGGGGATTTAAAATGGTGGCCGGAATCAGAGTTGGTGGTGAGTTTGGTCTATTTGCTTTCTAGAGCCGCCAATGCTGAAGAAAATATGTCTTTGATTGTTCGTTCAAGGTTGGCTGTGCTGTATACTCTATAGATTGTAACAAATTACTTTTGCCTTTGTGAAAAATACTTTTCTAGGTGCCCAAGTTTATCTACCATAATTGCACACACTCATTACACACTTTAGTACATAAtttaataagttaaaattCTATCTTACTCCTTAACCTTTATATCTTAGTCTATTAAACgctaaatattttagttctcACTTTCCTTCAAAGAACAAGCGATATGGTTTCTaggatttattttttgtcaaaattcaACAACTCCATCTCCACGTCATTACCAACAATTGCTTCCCTCTTTGCTTCATCACCACATATTCAACAATTAggcttcaaattaaaattagttcaaTTTGTTAGAACTTCTCAATAGTAATCTATATATATGGAAACAAATTGGTAGTTTTGAATTGATTGAGTTAATTAGATGACTTATTTGAAGAGACCCAAATAAATACTGGTTTTTTTAGAAACTCTAGTACTGATGAGTGATTTGTAAAACCCAGTGGATGTAGTCACAAATTGCATTTTAATTAAGCTTGTTTCTACTCCTTTTCTCTCGTTCTTCATATCCTTCCTTCCTTCAAAAAGAATTGATTTGCatgatgttttcttttacGTTACAAGTGTAAAAGAGAATATTAATTAGTTCAACACGTGGGGTTTTTATGTTTAACATTCATTGGGCAAAAAGAACTCATTTTATTTACTCGAAGGTTTTGATCTCTAATCTATCCttgattgaatttaattagagGGGTGTTGTTATGGGCTGTAGAGTATTTGGGTGCTAAGTGCCCTCCTGTTGTAGAGGATTTTAGTTTTCGGTTGTATTTTCATCTTTAAGGATATTTgatgtgtttttcttttagcCTAAGTTACTACATAGTATCTTGGACGCTTATAGACTCCCACTTGGATTAAAATTGTTGTTCCTAATCTCAATATTATTCTGCTGATGCTGTCTTCTTCTcactttcttcaatttcagATTCTAATTCATTTGAAACCCCTCAAGTCCACATTCCAGCGGCCTTCCACTCCACCAGCAATGAGCAACTCAAATGGAAACCCTTCTTCTCCCACGGTTTCCACTCCTCCCTCGTCACTTCAACTGACAATCTTGACAATCTTGACGATGTGTTGCACATTGGGActcctttattttattcatctttTGCATTATGAAAGCAAAAAAGGAATACATACattatacaaaaaagaaacttcCTCAAAACAAACCCCTTATCGAGGACGAGTAACTCAAAATATTATGTGTAATGTGTGCATGTTCCTTTAACATGTTATTCACTTTTGTATACACTAGATGGGGAAAAAATGCAAATGATTCAAGAATATTCATTGATGCTATAAgcaagagaaaaataattagaaaacaaagagaaataCCAATTGCTTGTTGCACATTGCATAGTTCTACTAGAAACAAATAGATGGATGATCGATTATTTGAAGAACGTAGACAA
Coding sequences:
- the LOC101210790 gene encoding uncharacterized protein LOC101210790 isoform X1, whose product is MDTLEEEEEYNWREVRLPSLIPVVPEPELERETAERRRGRDILIAVDHGPNSKHAFDWALIHFCRLADTIHLVHAVSNVKNELVYEFSQGLMEKLAVEAFEVAMVRTVARIVQGDAGKVICKEAEKLKPAAVVMGTRGRSLIQSVLQGSVSEHVFHNCKSAPVVIVPGKEAGETSVI
- the LOC101210790 gene encoding uncharacterized protein LOC101210790 isoform X2 — its product is MDTLEEEEEYNWREVRLPSLIPVVPEPELERETAERRRGRDILIAVDHGPNSKHAFDWALIHFCRLADTIHLVHAVSNVKNELVYEFSQGLMEKLAVEAFEVAMVRTVARIVQGDAGKVICKEAEKLKPAAVVMGTRGRSLIQSVLQGSVSEHVFHNCKSAPVVIVPGKAGETSVI